A stretch of DNA from Candidatus Cloacimonadota bacterium:
TGCCCCAGCCGTTGGGCGCGATCACCAGATTCCCCTCTGGACGGAGGCTGAAACTGGCGTTGGCGTAATTTCGGAAATTGGCCAGGCTGAGCTGTTTCAGGATCAAGCGCTACGACCGCAGCGGCATCAACAGGAAGGTGATCTTCTGATTTTCAGGCAGCGGTTCGTTGTAAACCATCATCGGTTCTTTGGCGCCGCCCAGCTTGATGCAGACCGTATCGGTGTCGATGGCGTCCAGGATCGCCAGCATATAGCGGAAATTGAAGGAGATGGAAGTCTCGGAGCCGGTGTATTTGAAGGTTTCCACAAATTCCTTGGCGTCGCCGGTATCGCGGTCGCTGGTGTTGATCTCGAAGCGTTCGGAATCGATCTCAAAGCGGATGCGGTTGTTGTCTTCCGGTGCAACCAGGGCCACGCGGCGGATGGATTCCTGCAATTTCTTCTTGTCCACCAGGATCTGGTTCGGCAGATCGGCCATGAAGGCTTTCTGATATTCGGGGTATTTATGCTCGATGATGTTTGAAACGATGGTGAAGGCGCCGTAGGCAAAGACGATCTTATTTCGTTCCATCAGCACCTTCATTTCCTTTATGGAAGAGTCGAAAACCTTTTGCAAAAAGCTCAAAGTCTTCACCGGGATCACCTTTTCCAGCAGTTGCTCGGAAGGCGTGTCCTGGAAGAGGGATTCCTCGCCTTCAGCTTTTTCCTGCTTCACCGGGGCGGTGTTCGGCACCACGATCTCCGCGACCTTGCGTCCGTCGGTGGCGGCCATCAGGTTCGTCTTTTCCATGATCTTCCAGCAGACGCCGGTGAGCACCGCGCGGTTCACGTCGGTGGAAACGGCGAAAGAGGTTTTGCCGATCATGCGGTTGAAGGTCTCAGCGTTCACGGTCGTGGCGTTTTCCAGCTTGGGTTCCGGCAGGATAGGGAACAGGGTGTGGTCGGCGCAGAGGATGTTGAAATCGATCTTGGCGCACTGGATCATCAGCAGGTCCTCGGTTTTCCAGAGGTCGATCACCGCGGGAGGCATCTGCTGGATGATCTCGTTGAAATGCTTGGCGGAAACGGCGATGGTGCCGCCTTCGCTCACGGCGGCGTTGAAACGCACGTCCACGGTTATCTCCAGGTCCGAGGCCGTGATCTTCACCTCGCCTTTGTCGGCGTTGGCTTCGATCAGGTAGTTGGTCAGAATGGGAGAGGTGGTCTTGGCGGATACTATCCCCACCAAGTGCTGGATGTGGTGGACAAGCTCTTTCTGCTCTATCGCTAATCTCATGTCTTCCCCTTGTTTACAGTAATTATATCGTCAGGCCACCAAATTTGGCAATTGGCTGTTTGTCAACTGATTTGTGGACTTGGCATTTTTCCGGTATCGAAGCCAGGGTTCACGCGGCTCTCATTCCGTGAAGGCTTGCACCTTGTAGAATTTGTGGCGTGCCGTGCCAGCGGGGATGCTGTAGTGGGTCTCATAGACCGTAGCCACCGGGGTTTCCGGCCAGTCGGAGGGATCGTCGCTGGCAAAGACATGGTAGCCGCTGTAGCCTGGCAGTGCCGACCAAACAAGGTTCAGACCTGCTGTTCCCGCGGAGATCGCCACCTCCGGCGGGGCGGAGCTCAGGGTGCCAAAACTCCACACAGCGGAGCCGACAGCATCTCCACCCGAGCTGTAAGGGACCACTTTCCAATAATATGTGGCTTCGGAAGCAAGCGGCGCGGAGTGTTCATAAACGGTGGCAACGCCCAGGTTCAGCCCGTTCAGCAGATTGGTGGGAGGGTTGTTGGTTCCCAGATAAAGCTTGTATCCGCTGGGGGATCCTGAAGCCGGCTGCCAGCTGAACTGGCAATCGGTGGCCACGTGGGTGGCCTGATCTGCCGGGCTCAGGTAGCTGGCCGGGAAAGGAACCTGCGCCACTTTGATGTTGTCCAGAAACATGTTGTATCCAGCCGCGCTCACGGCCCGGAAGATCACGTAATAGTCGCCCGCGGCGTTTATCGGCAGGGCGAAGGAGTAGTTTCTCCAGGCGGGAGAGCTTTCCGCTGGTTCCTGCAGCCGGTAGCGGAAGATGGTTCCCAGCAGAGTGGGCGTTCCGCTCAGGCCAGAACTGGAGTTCAGGTACACTTCGATCTTGTCCTGCGCCGTGCTTTGGTTTCCGTCCCGGTACATCCAGAAATTCACCGCGTGGGCGTGGTTGACGGCATCGCTGACCACGATCTTGGGCGTAACCAGCAGCGCTGAACTCCCCGTGGGAGCGATGTCGCTGTAGTAGCGCAGCATTCCGGCCCCGGATTGGGGACTGCAGGTGGGATTGGTTCCAGAGGTAACCCGCGTGAAAGTGTAGCTTCCGGTTTGGGCAGCGCTGGTCCATCCCAGGGGTGGGAAAGTGGTGGCGTCGAAGCTCTGCAGATGGGGGTTCACGGCGAAATCGAATACAGGCGGCCCCAGCCGGAAACTCATGGTGCTGCCGGCGCTGGAGCCGATCTCGCAGATGAACAGGTTTCCGGCCGACCCGTCTTGTAAAAATGGCGTCGGATTGGTTGTTGAGTTGATCGCGGTGCGGCCTGTTTCCAAGCTGTAGTTTGCTGAATTTACGGTGCCATTAACTGTGGTCGTTCCACCCGGCCTGTAGATGTATAGCTCGTCCGGAGGCCCGTCCGCGTTGCCGTTTCCGCAAGAGGTGTCGATGCGGTAAACCAGGATTCCCGAGCCCGGGACCGAGCTTTCAAAGGTGCCTGTTTTCTTGCGGAATTCCACCACGTAATACTGGTTCGGGTTGTTCGAGTTGATCCTGTATGCCTGTCCCGTGGCCGAGGTCAGCGGATTCAGCGTGTAAACCCCGTCGGCGCTGAGGGTGGGGATGGAGGCTATCCAATCACCGTATTTGTATTTCATGAAGGCGGTCATGTGCTGAGGCGGGTTTTGGTCCGAATTCATCAGGTCCCAGGCCCCGGCGGGGGAGATCCCGTTGCTGGTGTAGTGATAGAGGTCGGGCGCGCCCAGGGTGTGGAAAAATTCGTGGCAGATCACGCCCACCCCGCGATCGGCCAGAAAATCCTGAAGTTGGAAATTGAAGTCATAGACCCGTTTGCCGTTGATGTACACATAGCGGTCGTAGAGGGACCAGCGGTGCGGCCAGAGCAGGCTGGCCCACTCTCCGGCGGTACCTTTGACTACAAAGACCACGTTGTCCACCCGGCCATCGTTGTCAGAATCGATGGTCAGACTGCTGGGGATTTGGGCGGAAACGCCGTTTGTGGCATTCTGCAACAAAGTAAATTCTCTAAGCCTCCTTTCCGTGTCCCCATCGTAGCCAGTGGGATTGGTGGTCACGTTGTATGGCTGGAAATAGGCCCGGGGGTGGCTGTCTTGCCAGGAGACCACATAACCTCCCGAGGGGGCGGGATAAAAGTGGGTGTTCACCGTCAGCTGGTTGTAGCTGGCTTGCAGATAGTAGTTTTTCTGGGAATTCGTGGATGAGTTGAACCAGCCGTCATAAACGCTGTTTAGCTGGCCGAATTCGGTTTCATCGGAGAAGCGGATGTAGATCACGAGGTTGTTGATGGTGCCGGTGGTGGGGGCGTCCCGCTCGGCCGGCATGGCAAAACGTTCCTGGCGCTGTTGTTTGTAAAGAGACTCGCTGATGTTGATCCCGGGCTCCAGTCCCTGGCCGCGGGGGTCGTCCCGGCCCGCGATCAGCGTTCCGGCGGCCACGTCGTCGCCGTTCTTCACGGCGTAGCAGAGCCAGCCGGTCTGGGGATCGCGGATGATGGTGAAGCCTTCCGCGTCGTGCAGCCAGTTGTGGAATTCGTCGCCGCTGGCAAAGAGCTCCAACGTGGTTCCGTCAGGCTGGTCAACCTTTACCGCGATCTTGTTGATGTAGGCCGCCTGCAATCCGCAGGACAGGGCCTGAAAGGCCACAATGAAGGTTATGGCGGCAAGCTGGGCAAATCTGTTCACTTCTCGTTCTCCCATATTGAAAACTTTTTCGCATGCTCTCAGATCCGCCATATCCGTCAATGAATTTTCCCGCGCAACCCTCTTTTCCGCAGGGTGATACCGCCTTGTTCCGCCCTTAGCCCCTTCCTGTTCACCTCCCTTTCGCCTCCCGCACACTTCCCGTTGAAAGGGCGGGAACTCAACGGGAGGCGAAAGGGAGGTGAATGGGATGAGGCTAAGGGCGGGTCAACCGGGAAAATTTGGAGATGGCTGGGAACGGTTTATGAAGTTACTTCTACGTTCAAAACAGAGCGATAAAGGTCTCCGATCCGGGCGGTGACGCTGGCGTGGCCGAAATTTCTTACGCAATGTTCGCGGATGGCCTGTGGAGCATAGCTGGTATAACTGGAGCTCATTTTTAGCAGAGCCTCCGCGAGGGCGGAAGGATTCTGTTTGGGAACCAGGATGCCGCAATGCTCGTTCAGGATATCCCTGGGCCCTCCGCAGTTGGTGGCGACAACCGGTTTTCCGCAGGCCAGCGCCTCCGTGATGACCAGGCTGAAGCTTTCGAAACGGCTGGGCATCACAAAGCAGTCGCAGAGCTGATACTGCTCCCGGGCTTGGGTTGGGGTGAGCCTTCCCAGCCACGTGATGTGGTTCAGCAAACCCTCATCCTCCGCCGTTTTCCGGGCCTGGGACAGCAGGGGGCCCGCTCCGCCCCAGAACAGGTGCCAGTCCCGCGCGCGGGATTTCAAAAGCTTCAGCGCCTGAAGCAGATCGGTGGCCCCTTTGTTCGTGCTGACCGTGGACAGGGTAAACAGCCGCAAAGGCCCTTCCGGACGCGGGTTCACCGGGGGCACAAAGAAATCCGTGTCAACAGGGTTGGGTATCACCAGCGCTTCCAAACCGGTTCGGGCCCTGATTTCCTGTTTGAGGTGGCTGCTTACAGCCACGATCCTTTGCGCGGACCGCAGCGGCTCCGTTATCAGCGGTGAAATGGTGCCTCGTTTCAGGAATTCGGGAAAGGGAAAGGGGCCGCTGTGTTCCGTGATGATAAAGGGAACTCCCAGCCTTTCCGCCAGCCGCATGGACACATATCCCGCGGGAAAGGTGACCTGGGCGTGGATGAGGTCGGGTTTATCCGGCAGCTCGATCCTGGGGATCAGGGAGGCGATGTTGCCTTTGGCCACCAGACTGGTCCAGGTTAGGTGCGGAACGCGAAGTTCATTCAGGCCGGCTGCGAGGTCGCGCAGGCCGCGGCGCTGTCCCACTGACCGCAACAGCTTTTGCAGGCTGGCCAGGGGATGCCTAAGGGCCAGTTGATATTCGTTTTGGCCCCAATCAAGCAGCAGAATGTCGGCCACGCCAGCTGCAGCGAGGGCTTTGGCCTGATCCAGAAAGAACTTGCCGGCCAGGGGGTCGCCCCTGTATGGCAGCCAGGAAGGGATGAACAGAACTTTCACGGTTGCGCTTCCGGAGTGCTTGCGGGGCTGGCAGACTGTCCGGTAACGACCTCGTCGATGAGCCCGGCCAGCTTCCGGGCCAGGCTTTGGCGGGAAAACTCAGCGATGAAGCCATGATCCACGCGCAATTCACCCAGGGCCTCGTTTTCCCATTGCCGGTACAGCTCCAGCAGTTTTGCCGCGATACCCGGAAGGTCCTGATGATCGGCGATATAGCCGGTTCCGGCCTGGGTGAGCAGCTCCGCCGCCAGTCCCTGGGGTGGGACGATCGCCAGCACCGGTTTGCCGCTCCGGAGATAGTCGAAGATCTTGCCGGTGAGCACCGAAGCGGTATTTTTCCCCGAGGGGATGTAGAGAAGGAGGGCCGTGGCGCGCATGAGTTCCTTTAGGCTGTCGCGGTAGCTCAGGAAGGGATGCAGGCTCAATATCCGCGCCAGAACCGGATCGGAAGCGTAGCTGCCCAACACGAAAGCGGGGGTGTTTCTGCCGTGGATGTCCACGCGGAACTTCTCCGGATCCAGCTTTCCCGCTTTGACAAGGCCCAGGATCGTCTGCCAGAGAGGGTCCGGCTGCCGCCGATCGTAGAAGCTGCCACAGTAAACGAGGCGGAAAACATCAGTGTCGGATGAGGCCGTGAGCCCTTCGAAATCGCTGTCGTCAAAGCCGTTGGGGATGATGGCGGAGGGGTTGGTTTCCAGAAACGGGTAGTTGCGGCAAAAGTTGTCCCGCATCAACTGGCTCAAATAGGAGATTCCCGCGGCGGCTGAGACAACGCGCGATTCCATCAGCAGTTCCCGGCTCTGGGTGGCCGCGGGGAAAGCGATGTTGATCCGTTCCGGGTTGTTGGTCCATTCGTCGCGGAAATCGCAGATGAAGGGGACTCGGAAGCGGTGTTTGAGCAGCAGCCCCAGCGACAGTGAGGAAGGCGGGCCGGAGGAGATCACGGCCAGGCTGAGCTCCGGATCGCGGCGGACAACCCGGCGCAGCATCCTTTTCGCGAAAGGCCGCCACAGCACCTCGTGATCGGGGATCAGCACCCTTTGCTGGAGGAAGCGGACCAGGGAGTTGAGTTTCAGCCCCCACATGAGCTTGAACAGCCAGGTGGCGTCGGGGCAAAAAGCACGCCAAACCTTCACGCCAGCAGGAATCTCCGCCAGCAGGGTGGGATCCTTGGGATGCCGAATGAGGCCGGTGCGCACGGTGAGCACCTGCACCTGGTAGCCAAGCTGGGTGAGGTATTTAACGTGTTTAAGGCTGCGGAGGGAGGCGATGCCGCCCAGAGGCGGAAAATAGTAGGCGATGAACAGGATGTGCCTGGCAGCTTCTGGCATGGCGGTCAAGACCTCGCGGGGCCTGGGTCCGGTCCTTCCGGAGCCGCGTACATCGCCATCAGCCAGTAGGGCCGGGCAGCCCGTCCCAGCTGTCCCAGCGCGTTCACGGCTTTGGTGAGCAGATTTCTTCGCACCAGGAAATCCCGGCCCTGGCAAGCCGGGCAGGCAAGCGGCACATCGGGCTTGAACCACTGCCGCAAGCGCTGCTGGCGGAATTTCAACAGAGCGGGGGAGAAGTTCCGGTGGGCAGGTCCCAACTCCTTGCTCCAGAGCCGCTGCCAGCCGGTGATGGCGTCCAATCTGGCCAGGTTGAAACTTTGCAGATGGCCATAGGCGTGGAAAATCTGGCCGCAGTTCGCGCAGCGCACCAGCTCCGCGTTCAGCTGTTCCCGGTTCGGAACGGAGAGCAGCAGATATCCGGAGGCGCATCTTTTCAGCTCAGACAGGGCCTGGGCGAGGTCCGCGTCGTTCAGATGCTCCAGCACCTCGTTGCACATCACCAGGTCGAAAGAGCGGTCTGGAAAGGGAATGGCGGTCACCGAGGCAGTCACTTTGGGAGCCTGGACATAAGCCGGGATGCAGGGCGTTGGTGATCACACCGTTGCCGCAGCCGGCGTCCAGAATGCTTTCCACGCCCGCAGGGATGGTCTTGAGCACCTGCTCCAAGCGCAGGGTGATCAGTCCTTCGGGATCGTAGGCGGCCCAGGTTTCAGCAGCGAAAATGTCCATCAGCGCGCCTTCACAAACCTCGTTTTGAGCTGCGCCCAGAGCTTTTGCGCGTAAGCGATGTCATAGGGCAGGATGGCATTGCTCAGTTTTCCCAGGATCACGAACGCCGTAAGATAGCAGAGCAGGGCGACGAACTGGAGGGTCCAGCCGCGGCCAAAGATCCAGAGTGCCGCATAGGCCGGCAGGGCGGAAATTGCAGCCACCAAAGCGGTTTTCAGCAGGGCCTTCAGCGGGAACAGTTCCTTCAGATCCAGCCCCAGCTTGTGGCGCATCCAGTAAAGGTAAACGGCCACGGAAATCCAGGTGACGATCACGGTGGCGATCACCGCCCCCATCATCCCGATCAGGCGCACCAGTATCAGGTTCAGCACCAGGTTCAGCCCCAGCGTGATGATCGAATTGAG
This window harbors:
- the dnaN gene encoding DNA polymerase III subunit beta encodes the protein MRLAIEQKELVHHIQHLVGIVSAKTTSPILTNYLIEANADKGEVKITASDLEITVDVRFNAAVSEGGTIAVSAKHFNEIIQQMPPAVIDLWKTEDLLMIQCAKIDFNILCADHTLFPILPEPKLENATTVNAETFNRMIGKTSFAVSTDVNRAVLTGVCWKIMEKTNLMAATDGRKVAEIVVPNTAPVKQEKAEGEESLFQDTPSEQLLEKVIPVKTLSFLQKVFDSSIKEMKVLMERNKIVFAYGAFTIVSNIIEHKYPEYQKAFMADLPNQILVDKKKLQESIRRVALVAPEDNNRIRFEIDSERFEINTSDRDTGDAKEFVETFKYTGSETSISFNFRYMLAILDAIDTDTVCIKLGGAKEPMMVYNEPLPENQKITFLLMPLRS
- a CDS encoding M6 family metalloprotease domain-containing protein; the encoded protein is MNRFAQLAAITFIVAFQALSCGLQAAYINKIAVKVDQPDGTTLELFASGDEFHNWLHDAEGFTIIRDPQTGWLCYAVKNGDDVAAGTLIAGRDDPRGQGLEPGINISESLYKQQRQERFAMPAERDAPTTGTINNLVIYIRFSDETEFGQLNSVYDGWFNSSTNSQKNYYLQASYNQLTVNTHFYPAPSGGYVVSWQDSHPRAYFQPYNVTTNPTGYDGDTERRLREFTLLQNATNGVSAQIPSSLTIDSDNDGRVDNVVFVVKGTAGEWASLLWPHRWSLYDRYVYINGKRVYDFNFQLQDFLADRGVGVICHEFFHTLGAPDLYHYTSNGISPAGAWDLMNSDQNPPQHMTAFMKYKYGDWIASIPTLSADGVYTLNPLTSATGQAYRINSNNPNQYYVVEFRKKTGTFESSVPGSGILVYRIDTSCGNGNADGPPDELYIYRPGGTTTVNGTVNSANYSLETGRTAINSTTNPTPFLQDGSAGNLFICEIGSSAGSTMSFRLGPPVFDFAVNPHLQSFDATTFPPLGWTSAAQTGSYTFTRVTSGTNPTCSPQSGAGMLRYYSDIAPTGSSALLVTPKIVVSDAVNHAHAVNFWMYRDGNQSTAQDKIEVYLNSSSGLSGTPTLLGTIFRYRLQEPAESSPAWRNYSFALPINAAGDYYVIFRAVSAAGYNMFLDNIKVAQVPFPASYLSPADQATHVATDCQFSWQPASGSPSGYKLYLGTNNPPTNLLNGLNLGVATVYEHSAPLASEATYYWKVVPYSSGGDAVGSAVWSFGTLSSAPPEVAISAGTAGLNLVWSALPGYSGYHVFASDDPSDWPETPVATVYETHYSIPAGTARHKFYKVQAFTE
- a CDS encoding glycosyltransferase, producing MKVLFIPSWLPYRGDPLAGKFFLDQAKALAAAGVADILLLDWGQNEYQLALRHPLASLQKLLRSVGQRRGLRDLAAGLNELRVPHLTWTSLVAKGNIASLIPRIELPDKPDLIHAQVTFPAGYVSMRLAERLGVPFIITEHSGPFPFPEFLKRGTISPLITEPLRSAQRIVAVSSHLKQEIRARTGLEALVIPNPVDTDFFVPPVNPRPEGPLRLFTLSTVSTNKGATDLLQALKLLKSRARDWHLFWGGAGPLLSQARKTAEDEGLLNHITWLGRLTPTQAREQYQLCDCFVMPSRFESFSLVITEALACGKPVVATNCGGPRDILNEHCGILVPKQNPSALAEALLKMSSSYTSYAPQAIREHCVRNFGHASVTARIGDLYRSVLNVEVTS
- a CDS encoding class I SAM-dependent methyltransferase translates to MTASVTAIPFPDRSFDLVMCNEVLEHLNDADLAQALSELKRCASGYLLLSVPNREQLNAELVRCANCGQIFHAYGHLQSFNLARLDAITGWQRLWSKELGPAHRNFSPALLKFRQQRLRQWFKPDVPLACPACQGRDFLVRRNLLTKAVNALGQLGRAARPYWLMAMYAAPEGPDPGPARS